A genomic window from Chloroflexota bacterium includes:
- a CDS encoding cation-transporting P-type ATPase translates to MNATRLAVGMDPETRPATLASVPTTDVFATLSTGDDGLSRAEAAARLQRFGPNSIREVRGKNLLARFLANFTHLMALLLWVGGVVGFASHQPQLGIAIWLVNVINGSFSFWQEYRAEKATEALRRMLPVTATVVRDGKEQRVPAGELVPGDLLVLSEGDRISADARIVWAADLRVDQSTFSGESEPVAKTDERISGDGLDWSQVSNCVFAGSAVVNGAARAVVFSTGMATQLGRIAHLTQSVEDEPSSLQREMEHVTRAVTLLAVSIGAGFFAAAVFIAGVDLAASFIFAMGMIVAFVPEGMLPTVTLSLAMGVQRMAQRRALVKRLSAVDALGCATVICTDKTGTLTQNAMSVRRMWLARGEATVGGVGYDPEGVIVEEGRALAPPVTGDLRELLTAGALCNNSRLVPPDESEGRAGWSIVGDPTEASILVAAKKGGIDVDALPSLLPRVRELPFDSRRKRMTTVHVVRPCDGSDATTSQKADLVAYVKGSPAELLAQSVSVLRAGREIALDDALRREILAANDEYASTGLRVLGVARRSGAAPSVAHAALEEGDCEDVEQDLVFLGLIAMADPPRPEVKSAVAKCLRAGIRIIMVTGDYGLTAESVARQVGIVGRDHVRIITGRELDGTSDAALKQALREVSIFARVNPEHKLRVVTALQEMGHVVAVTGDGANDAPALRKADIGVAMGLSGTDVAMESADMVLADDNFASIVEAVEEGRAVFANIRRFAMYVFNSNMAEAVPFVLMLFSRGGIPLPLTVMQVLAIDLGTDMVPAIGLGAERPEADVMDQPPRPKTERLLTPTLLARALLWYGAIESVAAISAYFFLNWLHGWPAVPLASEGTRIYQMATTITMAGIVATQVGAVFACRTDRRSVIDAGLFTNRLVLLGVAVELLLLAGLIYVPLLQGVFGTAPVGPVELVYVFAWTPVIFFADEARKAWLRRRSTDLSRTARVGDPRGAA, encoded by the coding sequence ATGAACGCCACGCGCCTGGCCGTCGGAATGGACCCCGAGACTCGACCAGCGACCCTTGCATCGGTTCCCACGACCGACGTCTTCGCGACCCTAAGCACCGGCGACGATGGTCTCTCGCGGGCAGAGGCGGCTGCACGACTGCAGCGCTTCGGTCCCAACAGCATTCGCGAGGTCAGGGGGAAGAACCTCCTCGCCCGCTTCCTCGCCAATTTCACCCACCTCATGGCGCTCCTGTTATGGGTCGGGGGCGTCGTCGGATTCGCGTCCCACCAGCCGCAGCTCGGCATCGCGATCTGGCTGGTCAACGTTATCAACGGCAGCTTCAGCTTCTGGCAGGAGTATCGAGCCGAGAAGGCGACGGAGGCGCTCCGTCGGATGCTGCCGGTCACCGCGACGGTGGTGCGCGATGGAAAGGAGCAGCGCGTTCCGGCGGGCGAGCTGGTGCCCGGCGACCTTCTGGTTCTCAGCGAAGGCGATCGAATCTCGGCCGATGCGCGAATCGTGTGGGCCGCGGATCTGCGCGTCGACCAATCGACCTTCAGTGGCGAGTCGGAGCCGGTCGCCAAGACCGACGAGCGCATCAGCGGCGACGGTCTCGACTGGAGCCAGGTGTCAAACTGCGTCTTCGCCGGCTCGGCCGTCGTCAACGGCGCGGCCCGAGCCGTGGTGTTTTCAACCGGGATGGCTACGCAGCTCGGTCGGATCGCCCACCTGACCCAGAGCGTCGAGGACGAGCCCAGCTCGCTGCAGCGGGAGATGGAGCACGTGACGCGCGCCGTGACCCTCCTCGCGGTGAGCATCGGCGCGGGATTCTTCGCCGCCGCTGTATTCATAGCCGGCGTCGATCTCGCCGCCAGCTTCATCTTCGCCATGGGGATGATCGTCGCCTTCGTGCCGGAAGGAATGCTCCCCACGGTCACGCTGTCGCTCGCCATGGGCGTGCAGCGCATGGCGCAGCGCCGGGCATTGGTGAAACGACTATCGGCCGTCGATGCGCTCGGATGCGCAACCGTGATCTGCACCGACAAAACGGGAACGCTGACACAGAACGCGATGTCGGTGCGACGGATGTGGCTAGCCCGGGGCGAAGCGACCGTGGGCGGCGTGGGCTACGATCCGGAGGGGGTGATCGTCGAGGAAGGCCGCGCACTTGCGCCACCGGTGACGGGCGACCTTCGGGAGCTGCTCACCGCGGGCGCGCTGTGCAACAATTCGCGCCTTGTCCCACCGGACGAGTCCGAGGGCCGAGCGGGCTGGTCCATCGTCGGCGATCCGACGGAGGCGTCGATCCTCGTCGCCGCAAAAAAAGGTGGAATCGACGTCGACGCCCTGCCATCGCTGCTGCCACGCGTGCGTGAGCTGCCCTTCGATTCACGCAGAAAACGAATGACTACGGTCCACGTCGTCCGGCCGTGCGACGGCTCGGACGCTACCACGAGCCAGAAGGCCGACCTGGTCGCTTACGTGAAGGGGAGCCCCGCGGAGCTGCTTGCCCAGAGCGTAAGCGTGCTTCGCGCAGGGCGCGAGATCGCGCTGGACGACGCCTTGCGCAGGGAAATTCTGGCGGCCAACGACGAGTACGCGTCGACCGGATTGCGCGTTCTTGGCGTTGCGCGGCGATCGGGCGCTGCCCCGTCAGTCGCGCATGCGGCGTTGGAGGAGGGAGACTGCGAGGACGTCGAACAGGATCTGGTATTCCTTGGCCTCATCGCCATGGCGGATCCGCCGCGGCCGGAGGTGAAGAGCGCCGTCGCGAAATGCCTCCGGGCTGGCATCCGCATCATCATGGTCACGGGCGACTACGGGCTGACCGCGGAAAGCGTCGCCCGCCAGGTCGGAATCGTGGGGAGGGATCACGTCCGTATCATCACCGGTCGCGAGCTCGACGGGACCAGCGACGCGGCGCTGAAGCAGGCGCTTCGCGAGGTGTCTATCTTCGCGCGGGTGAACCCCGAGCACAAGCTTCGGGTCGTCACAGCGCTACAGGAGATGGGCCACGTCGTGGCCGTGACCGGCGACGGCGCGAATGATGCGCCCGCCCTCAGGAAGGCGGACATCGGCGTGGCCATGGGCCTCTCTGGTACCGACGTGGCCATGGAGTCGGCCGACATGGTCCTGGCGGATGACAATTTCGCTTCCATCGTGGAGGCCGTGGAGGAAGGCCGGGCCGTTTTCGCCAACATCCGACGCTTCGCGATGTACGTGTTCAACAGCAACATGGCCGAGGCGGTCCCGTTTGTCCTGATGCTCTTCTCGCGCGGAGGGATCCCGTTGCCACTGACGGTGATGCAGGTCCTGGCGATCGACCTCGGGACCGACATGGTCCCCGCCATCGGCCTTGGCGCTGAGCGCCCCGAGGCCGACGTCATGGACCAGCCACCGCGCCCAAAGACCGAGCGGCTGTTGACCCCCACGCTGTTGGCGCGGGCCCTGCTGTGGTACGGGGCGATCGAGTCGGTTGCCGCGATATCGGCCTATTTCTTCCTGAACTGGCTCCATGGTTGGCCAGCCGTCCCGCTGGCGTCGGAAGGAACCCGCATCTATCAGATGGCGACCACCATAACCATGGCCGGCATCGTCGCGACGCAGGTCGGCGCCGTATTCGCCTGCCGCACCGACCGCCGCTCGGTCATCGACGCAGGTCTTTTCACGAATCGTCTCGTCCTCCTCGGTGTCGCCGTGGAGCTTCTGCTGCTCGCGGGTCTCATCTACGTGCCGCTGTTACAGGGGGTGTTCGGTACCGCGCCCGTCGGACCGGTCGAGCTGGTCTACGTCTTTGCTTGGACGCCGGTGATCTTCTTCGCCGACGAGGCGCGGAAGGCCTGGCTCCGGCGTCGTTCGACAGACCTCAGCCGCACGGCCCGCGTGGGCGATCCGAGAGGAGCCGCTTGA
- a CDS encoding hydrogenase maturation protease: MIGCGNPLRQDDAFGHLVCDRLRDELRGDVDVLAVHQLTPELAPILATAELAIFVDARVGDEPGLLECQPVRAASGAEPTFSHDLSPMALLRLGRELYGAQPQAWAVTATGAAFRYGERASEPVEAIVADAVAQIKRLLSDRPRGPCG, translated from the coding sequence GTGATCGGATGCGGAAACCCGCTGCGGCAGGACGACGCATTCGGCCACCTCGTCTGCGACCGACTACGCGACGAACTGCGCGGCGACGTCGACGTCCTCGCCGTTCACCAGCTCACCCCCGAGCTTGCCCCGATCCTCGCGACGGCAGAGCTCGCGATCTTCGTCGACGCCAGGGTGGGCGACGAGCCGGGCCTGCTCGAATGCCAGCCCGTCAGAGCGGCGAGCGGCGCTGAGCCGACGTTCAGCCACGATCTTTCGCCCATGGCGCTTCTCCGGCTCGGTCGCGAGCTGTACGGCGCCCAGCCGCAAGCCTGGGCCGTGACGGCGACCGGGGCCGCGTTCCGGTACGGAGAGCGCGCCTCCGAGCCGGTCGAGGCGATCGTCGCGGACGCGGTCGCCCAGATCAAGCGGCTCCTCTCGGATCGCCCACGCGGGCCGTGCGGCTGA
- a CDS encoding Ni/Fe hydrogenase subunit alpha: MVRQITIDPVTRIEGHAAITIQLDDAGAVSDAHLHVTQFRGFEKLCEGRPFHEMPALMARICGICPVSHLVASSKAGDALLAVEAPPAGVMLRRVLNLAQIIQSHALSFFHLSSPDLLLGMDAPPADRSIFGVLRTHPEVARDGIRLRQIGQRTIELVAGKRIHPSWMVPGGVSQPLTEEKRAEIRAMIPDGIAIVERALPLIKSAADRFSNEARAFANFPSFFVGLVDEAGQIDYYDGAFRVVDAGGATVADQWDPNTYEGLIGETVDAQSYLKPTFLKSAGVAEGMYRVGPLARLNIASGYPGERAQREWREFRQRASGPVLGSFFYHQARLVEILDCLERMQVLVDDPAILDEHVRAHAQPNRHEGIGVAEAPRGTLIHHYHIDDDGLIQRVNLVIATGHNALAMNRGLLQTAREFVVGDHLTDGMLNRAEAVIRTFDPCLACSTHALGQMPLTIELRAADGTVLDELSRGV, from the coding sequence ATGGTCCGCCAGATCACCATCGACCCGGTCACGCGCATTGAGGGCCACGCCGCGATCACCATCCAGCTCGACGATGCCGGCGCGGTTTCGGACGCGCATTTGCACGTCACCCAGTTTCGCGGCTTCGAGAAGCTGTGTGAAGGACGTCCCTTCCACGAGATGCCGGCCCTCATGGCGCGAATCTGTGGCATCTGCCCAGTCAGCCACCTGGTGGCATCGTCGAAGGCTGGCGACGCGCTGCTGGCCGTGGAGGCGCCGCCCGCGGGCGTCATGCTGCGGCGCGTGCTGAACCTGGCGCAGATCATCCAGTCCCACGCCCTCAGCTTCTTTCACCTCTCATCCCCGGACCTCCTCCTCGGAATGGACGCCCCGCCCGCCGACCGGAGCATCTTCGGCGTCCTGCGCACCCACCCGGAGGTCGCGCGCGACGGGATCCGCCTCCGCCAGATCGGCCAACGCACCATCGAGCTGGTCGCCGGTAAGCGAATCCATCCCTCCTGGATGGTCCCGGGAGGCGTCAGCCAGCCGCTGACGGAAGAGAAGCGCGCGGAGATCCGGGCGATGATTCCAGACGGCATCGCCATCGTGGAGCGGGCGCTCCCGCTGATCAAATCGGCCGCCGACCGTTTTTCGAATGAGGCGCGGGCGTTCGCGAATTTCCCGTCCTTCTTCGTAGGCCTCGTGGATGAGGCGGGCCAGATCGACTACTACGACGGAGCGTTTCGCGTTGTGGACGCTGGCGGGGCGACTGTGGCCGATCAGTGGGACCCGAATACGTACGAAGGCCTCATTGGCGAGACCGTGGACGCGCAAAGCTATTTGAAGCCGACGTTCCTCAAGTCAGCCGGAGTGGCCGAGGGGATGTATCGCGTTGGCCCATTGGCCCGTCTGAACATCGCGAGTGGGTACCCTGGAGAGCGCGCCCAGCGCGAATGGCGGGAGTTCCGCCAGCGCGCGTCCGGTCCTGTCCTCGGCTCGTTCTTCTACCACCAGGCGCGGCTGGTGGAGATCCTGGATTGCCTGGAACGAATGCAGGTCCTGGTGGACGACCCGGCCATTCTGGACGAGCACGTTCGAGCGCACGCGCAACCGAACCGTCACGAAGGCATTGGCGTTGCCGAGGCTCCGCGCGGAACGCTGATCCATCATTACCACATCGACGACGATGGCTTGATCCAGAGGGTCAACCTCGTCATCGCCACCGGCCACAACGCGCTCGCGATGAATCGGGGCCTGCTCCAGACCGCGCGGGAGTTCGTGGTGGGCGACCACCTCACGGATGGGATGCTGAACCGGGCGGAGGCCGTGATCCGGACCTTCGACCCCTGCCTCGCCTGCTCCACGCACGCGCTAGGCCAGATGCCCCTCACAATCGAGCTGCGCGCGGCGGACGGCACGGTGCTCGACGAGCTTTCGCGCGGCGTCTGA
- a CDS encoding NADP oxidoreductase: MSASAGAPASRPRLATVWLDGCSGCHMSFLDLDERLVEVAQGFDLVFSPFIDVKEFPHGVDVTLVEGAVGTEHNLAMIRTVRERSRIVVSFGDCAVNGNVPSYRNLFPVDAVLARSFAENVDLEPRLPGAGVPALLPRVRPVHLVVPVDIFLPGCPPPADVIYRLLTGVLAGETPDLTQITRFGR, encoded by the coding sequence ATGTCGGCCTCGGCCGGGGCACCGGCGAGCCGTCCGCGCCTCGCCACCGTGTGGCTCGACGGCTGCTCCGGATGCCACATGTCCTTCCTCGACCTGGACGAGCGGCTGGTCGAGGTCGCGCAAGGGTTCGACCTCGTCTTCAGCCCGTTCATCGACGTGAAGGAGTTCCCCCACGGCGTTGACGTGACCCTCGTCGAGGGAGCGGTTGGGACAGAGCACAATCTCGCCATGATTCGGACCGTGCGTGAGCGGAGCCGAATCGTCGTCTCGTTCGGCGATTGCGCCGTCAACGGGAACGTGCCGTCCTATCGAAACCTCTTCCCGGTGGACGCCGTTCTGGCGCGGTCCTTCGCCGAAAACGTGGACCTCGAACCGCGGCTCCCCGGGGCCGGCGTGCCCGCGCTCCTCCCGCGCGTCCGGCCCGTCCACCTCGTGGTTCCGGTCGACATCTTTCTTCCCGGCTGCCCGCCGCCGGCCGACGTCATCTATCGGCTCCTGACTGGCGTGCTGGCCGGCGAGACGCCCGACCTGACGCAGATCACGCGATTCGGCCGTTGA
- the hoxU gene encoding bidirectional hydrogenase complex protein HoxU yields MVAAAGQIGQSVPASSATQVYTLSIDGRDVGAASDETILEAARDNGVMIPSLCYLDGLSAVGACRLCLVEIEGSPKLAASCVTRVGEGMRVTTASERLIEYRRMILEMLYAEGNHICSVCIANGHCGLQSLAQHHGVDHIRFPYLYARDGVDASHERFGIDHSRCILCTRCARACAEVEGAHTWDVMGRGATARLITDLNQPWGESTTCTSCGKCVNVCPTGALFVKGRSAGESVRQPGFLQNLLRMRGVD; encoded by the coding sequence ATGGTGGCTGCTGCAGGACAAATTGGCCAATCAGTGCCAGCATCGTCGGCGACTCAGGTCTACACCCTGAGCATCGACGGCCGGGACGTGGGGGCCGCGTCGGATGAAACGATTCTCGAAGCCGCCAGGGACAACGGGGTGATGATCCCATCCCTCTGCTACCTGGATGGCTTGAGCGCCGTGGGCGCGTGCCGCCTCTGTCTCGTGGAAATCGAGGGCAGCCCAAAGCTCGCCGCGTCGTGCGTCACCCGGGTCGGCGAGGGCATGCGGGTGACAACGGCCTCCGAGCGGCTAATCGAATACCGGCGCATGATTCTGGAGATGCTGTACGCCGAGGGCAACCACATCTGCTCCGTCTGCATCGCCAACGGCCACTGCGGGCTGCAATCGTTGGCCCAGCACCACGGCGTCGACCACATCCGGTTCCCCTACCTGTACGCTCGCGACGGCGTTGACGCGTCCCACGAGCGTTTCGGCATCGACCACAGCCGCTGCATCCTCTGCACTCGGTGCGCGAGGGCCTGCGCAGAGGTCGAGGGCGCCCACACGTGGGACGTGATGGGGCGGGGCGCGACGGCTCGACTGATCACCGATTTGAACCAGCCGTGGGGCGAATCGACGACGTGCACGAGCTGCGGGAAGTGCGTGAACGTGTGCCCGACCGGTGCGCTATTCGTGAAGGGGCGGAGCGCCGGCGAATCGGTGCGACAGCCCGGCTTTCTTCAGAATCTCCTTCGCATGCGGGGCGTCGACTGA